In Cryptomeria japonica chromosome 10, Sugi_1.0, whole genome shotgun sequence, a genomic segment contains:
- the LOC131079970 gene encoding aspartic proteinase CDR1, which translates to MKMEGFMGFKLLLILQLVSIMGSHSMLLNDSSMYEKGGLGFRVHLNRRDNHLGVPDRIRFAVERSQNRIGNLTLGIRTPVHVGNGEFLMSLSVGTPGVRIKAIMDTGSDLIWTQCKPCKPCMRQRAPPFDPRKSITYKRLSCNDRFCQEMEPLRLRCLRGCQYTYSYADATYTAGDLAYETFTIGRRAKAREIVFGCGYRNQGKYHGNNGLVGLGRGPLSLISQLGPKISYKFSYCLLPISSPHSQTSPMFFGHAADFRGGQTLSLVQNKRNPSLWYIPMTGVSVSGEALQVTSRAFRVKRSGSGGVIIDSGTTLTYFVRSVYRPLRKAIRKAVGLKPVKEVPVSLDLCYGARPKRWPSVTFHFQGGIDMNLPVGNYFIEAGPDLWCLAFAESGSFSVLGNFAQQNFHFLFDHARNEVSFKPENCSSL; encoded by the coding sequence atgaaaatggagggtttcatgGGCTTTAAGCTGCTGCTGATTCTGCAATTAGTCTCCATAATGGGTTCCCATTCCATGCTGCTAAACGATTCTTCAATGTATGAAAAAGGGGGATTGGGATTCAGGGTACATCTGAATCGCAGAGACAATCATTTGGGTGTTCCAGATCGAATCAGATTTGCAGTGGAGCGAAGCCAGAACCGAATTGGGAACCTGACATTGGGCATCCGAACGCCGGTTCATGTGGGGAACGGGGAGTTCCTGATGAGTCTTTCAGTGGGAACACCGGGTGTGAGGATTAAGGCCATCATGGACACAGGAAGTGATCTGATTTGGACCCAATGCAAGCCCTGCAAGCCCTGCATGAGGCAGAGAGCGCCCCCTTTTGATCCCCGGAAATCAATCACCTACAAACGCCTTTCCTGCAACGACAGGTTCTGCCAGGAAATGGAGCCTCTGAGACTCAGATGCCTGAGAGGCTGCCAATACACTTATTCATATGCAGATGCAACTTATACCGCTGGTGATCTGGCCTATGAGACATTCACCATTGGGAGGCGTGCAAAAGCCCGGGAGATTGTATTTGGGTGTGGTTATAGGAACCAGGGCAAATATCATGGCAATAATGGGCTTGTTGGATTGGGAAGAGGCCCTCTGTCACTGATTTCCCAATTGGGTCCCAAGATCTCCTACAAATTCTCCTATTGCCTGCTACCCATTAGCTCTCCCCATAGCCAAACCAGCCCGATGTTTTTCGGGCATGCAGCTGACTTCAGGGGAGGCCAGACTCTGAGCTTGGTACAGAACAAGAGGAATCCTTCCCTCTGGTACATTCCCATGACTGGTGTAAGCGTCTCAGGTGAGGCCCTGCAGGTTACATCGAGGGCTTTTAGGGTTAAACGTAGTGGCAGTGGAGGGGTGATCATTGATAGTGGGACAACCCTAACTTACTTTGTCAGGTCTGTTTACAGGCCACTGAGGAAAGCCATTAGAAAGGCTGTGGGATTGAAGCCTGTGAAGGAAGTACCTGTGTCCCTGGATTTGTGCTATGGAGCAAGGCCTAAAAGGTGGCCCTCAGTTACTTTCCATTTCCAGGGAGGCATAGATATGAATCTTCCTGTAGGGAACTATTTTATTGAGGCGGGTCCTGATCTGTGGTGCCTTGCTTTTGCTGAAAGTGGGTCTTTTTCTGTGTTGGGTAACTTCGCACAGCAGAACTTCCATTTTCTTTTTGACCATGCCAGGAATGAAGTCTCCTTCAAGCCGGAAAATTGTAGCTCTTTGTAA